Proteins from a single region of Thalassophryne amazonica chromosome 22, fThaAma1.1, whole genome shotgun sequence:
- the sypl1 gene encoding synaptophysin-like protein 1: MMTGFRLSLSPLKEPLGFVKLVEWLTAIFAFGTCGGFSGRNIVSIFCGDGTNETFATNFQYPFRLNQVPLIDGNTTICNHSVATTHMAGDYASSVEFFVGVAVVCFLYCMAALLVYLGYMHLYKDSDFGPIFDFLVTAALVFLWLVCSSAWAKGLQNVKDATNTDGISTTLTLCKQTNITCEVTDYASMRSLNISVVLGFLNMFIWAGNAWFVYKETRWHSQKFSNQAGPGRQTAPAPI; encoded by the exons CTCACGGCCATATTTGCTTTCGGAACCTGTGGAGGATTCTCCGGGAGAAACATCGTCTCCATTTTCTGTGGCGATGGCACCAATGAAACATTCGCCACCAACTTTCAATACCCGTTTCG ATTAAACCAGGTCCCACTCATCGATGGAAACACCACGATTTGTAACCACTCTGTTGCGACGACACACATGGCGGGAGACTACGCCTCCTCAGTGGAGTTCTTTGTGGGCGTGGCAGTTGTGTGCTTCCTGTACTGCATGGCGGCGCTGTTGGTCTATTTGGGCTATATGCACCTCTACAAGGACTCCGACTTTGGTCCTATTTTT GACTTTCTGGTCACAGCAGCCTTGGTCTTCTTGTGGCTGGTCTGCTCGTCCGCCTGGGCTAAAGGGCTACAAAACGTCAAGGATGCGACAAACACCGATGGCATCAGTACCACGCTGACACTCTGCAAACAGACCAACATCACCTGTGAGGTCACAGACTACGCCAGCATGCGTTCCCTGAATATCTCTGTG GTGTTGGGCTTCCTTAACATGTTCATCTGGGCGGGGAACGCCTGGTTTGTGTACAAGGAGACGCGCTGGCACTCCCAGAAATTCTCGAACCAAGCTGGACCCGGACGGCAAACAGCTCCCGCCCCTATATAG